A region from the Triticum urartu cultivar G1812 chromosome 1, Tu2.1, whole genome shotgun sequence genome encodes:
- the LOC125553992 gene encoding NADH-ubiquinone oxidoreductase chain 1-like, whose amino-acid sequence MAFVQRRKGPDVVGSFGLLQPLADGLKLILKEPISPSSANFSLFRMAPVATFMLSLVAWAVVPFDYGMVLSDPNIGLLYLFAISSLGVYGIIIAGWSSKTGGGRSVAYDIRTNWSKMGLCRRC is encoded by the coding sequence ATGGCTTTTGTGCAACGTCGAAAGGGTCCTGATGTAGTGGGATCGTTCGGATTGTTACAACCTCTAGCAGATGGTTTGAAATTGATTCTAAAAGAACCTATTTCACCAAGTAGTGCTAATTTCTCCCTTTTTAGAATGGCTCCAGTGGCTACATTTATGTTAAGTCTGGTCGCTTGGGCCGTTGTACCTTTTGATTATGGTATGGTATTGTCAGATCCGAACATAGGGCTACTTTATTTGTTTGCCATATCTTCGCTAGGTGTTTATGGAATAATTATAGCAGGTTGGTCTAGTAAGACGGGGGGCGGCCGTTCGGTCGCCTATGATATACGGACCAATTGGTCCAAAATGGGTTTGTGCCGCAGGTGTTGA